Proteins from a single region of Dysosmobacter acutus:
- the holA gene encoding DNA polymerase III subunit delta, with translation MAVKKSDSYQKLKNDLNAGTLGQVYVFHGEETYLREYYLGEVRKKLVPAGFEEFNYHRLDGKALSIQSLAEAVEALPMLSERTLVVVTDCDLFKLGEDQRGKLIELLSDFPPYCCLIFVYDLIFYKPNKVMKKLCKAMEEHVQVVEFPAQGTGDLLNWIGRRFKALGKEIDKQAAEHLIFTCGGLMTGLVPEIEKIGAYARGKQVTIADINAVADPVLDARVFDITNAITANQYDRAAVILGDLLKEQEEPILILAAIGKEIRKIYTARIALDNGKDKYWLMELWGMRSDYPARLLMNVAGKTTAAWCDDAVKMCQKLDRRMKSEKGIDSEGELKLLLTRLGTKRA, from the coding sequence ATGGCAGTCAAAAAGAGCGACAGCTATCAAAAGCTGAAAAATGACCTGAACGCGGGAACTCTTGGCCAGGTCTACGTATTTCACGGGGAGGAGACCTATCTCCGGGAGTATTACCTGGGCGAGGTCAGGAAGAAACTGGTCCCCGCCGGGTTTGAGGAGTTCAATTACCACCGCCTGGATGGAAAGGCCCTGAGCATCCAATCCCTGGCGGAGGCGGTGGAGGCGCTGCCCATGCTGTCGGAACGGACGCTGGTGGTGGTGACGGACTGCGACCTCTTCAAATTGGGAGAGGACCAGCGGGGAAAGCTCATCGAGCTGCTGAGCGATTTTCCCCCATACTGCTGTCTAATATTTGTCTACGACCTGATTTTTTATAAGCCCAACAAGGTGATGAAAAAACTCTGCAAGGCCATGGAGGAGCATGTCCAGGTGGTGGAGTTTCCCGCCCAGGGCACCGGTGATCTGCTGAACTGGATCGGAAGGCGATTCAAAGCCCTGGGGAAGGAGATCGACAAGCAGGCCGCCGAGCATCTGATTTTTACCTGCGGCGGGCTGATGACCGGCCTTGTGCCGGAGATCGAGAAGATCGGCGCCTACGCCCGGGGAAAGCAGGTCACCATAGCGGACATCAACGCCGTGGCGGACCCGGTGCTGGACGCCCGGGTGTTCGACATTACCAACGCCATCACCGCCAATCAGTACGACCGGGCCGCCGTCATCCTTGGAGATCTTTTGAAAGAGCAGGAGGAGCCTATCCTGATCCTTGCGGCCATTGGAAAGGAAATCCGCAAAATCTACACGGCCCGCATCGCCCTGGACAATGGGAAGGATAAATACTGGCTGATGGAGTTGTGGGGCATGCGCTCCGACTATCCAGCCAGGCTATTGATGAACGTGGCGGGGAAGACCACCGCCGCCTGGTGCGACGACGCGGTGAAGATGTGCCAGAAGTTGGACAGGCGGATGAAGAGCGAAAAGGGCATCGACAGCGAGGGGGAGCTGAAGCTCCTTTTGACGCGTCTGGGGACAAAGCGGGCATGA